In Nocardia sp. BMG111209, a genomic segment contains:
- a CDS encoding sulfurtransferase → MPVAPDPHPSFGLHAHPQRLVTTQWLSANIGAPGLRIVESDEDVLLYDIGHVPGAIKIDWRAELTDPRTRDVVDGVRFAELMREKGIAREDTVVVYGDKANGTAAAVLWVFDLFGHADVRLLDGGREAWISEGRDTTFEVPPIGFGDYPAVERDDRTERAFRAEVQQWLSGGAGVLLDVRTAEEYSGELDRISDRPEEQALRAGHIPGAMNIPWTTAVGPDGRFRSRAELDRRYLPLRADAEAGTIVYCRIGERSAHTRFVLTALLGMDDVRVYDGSWTEWGNAVRAPIVRGHESGGVAAATPAAAQRI, encoded by the coding sequence GTGCCCGTCGCACCGGACCCTCATCCTTCCTTCGGTCTGCACGCACATCCTCAACGACTAGTAACCACACAGTGGCTGTCGGCAAACATCGGCGCGCCGGGATTACGGATCGTCGAATCCGATGAGGACGTGCTGCTGTACGACATCGGTCACGTACCCGGCGCCATCAAGATCGACTGGCGTGCCGAGCTTACCGATCCGCGGACGCGCGATGTCGTGGATGGCGTGCGTTTTGCCGAACTGATGCGGGAGAAGGGCATCGCGCGCGAGGACACCGTGGTGGTCTACGGGGACAAGGCGAACGGCACGGCCGCGGCGGTGCTCTGGGTGTTCGACCTGTTCGGCCATGCCGATGTCCGGCTGCTCGACGGCGGCCGCGAGGCCTGGATCTCCGAGGGGCGCGACACCACCTTCGAGGTGCCGCCGATCGGATTCGGCGACTATCCCGCGGTCGAGCGCGACGATCGCACCGAACGGGCCTTCCGGGCCGAGGTGCAGCAGTGGCTGTCCGGTGGCGCGGGCGTCCTGCTCGATGTCCGGACCGCCGAGGAGTACAGCGGTGAGCTGGACCGGATCTCCGATCGGCCCGAGGAACAGGCGCTGCGCGCCGGGCACATTCCGGGCGCGATGAACATTCCGTGGACCACGGCCGTCGGCCCGGACGGGCGGTTCCGGTCGCGGGCGGAGCTGGATCGGCGGTATCTCCCACTGCGCGCGGACGCCGAGGCCGGCACGATCGTGTACTGCCGCATCGGCGAGCGGTCCGCGCACACCCGTTTCGTGCTGACCGCTCTGCTGGGAATGGACGATGTGCGGGTCTACGACGGATCCTGGACCGAATGGGGCAACGCGGTGCGCGCGCCGATTGTGCGCGGTCACGAATCCGGCGGCGTAGCGGCCGCCACGCCCGCTGCTGCGCAGAGAATTTGA
- a CDS encoding metalloregulator ArsR/SmtB family transcription factor — protein MSDSWPRRRLLAILRGASEPLDAQELARVTGQHVTTVRFHLDVLTRESLVRQFQQPPRGRGRPRIGYSAVQRSVGYQDLAQVLADQLGSDPRRRSDAAVSAGRAWGAKLDTIEEGIQTLEDAKDVTVAVSSELGFAPERDPGNESDQQVMIRLTACPLRELARTHSEVVCGVHLGLMREVLDRNGGRDTVNVRLHPFVEPELCVARLEALESSLVPDSAAMPVTEPRIAAPTGSRVGPQLRGNDPKLAGADPQLRNADTHVAQQPTQ, from the coding sequence ATGTCCGATTCTTGGCCACGACGGCGCCTGCTTGCGATCCTGCGCGGCGCCAGCGAGCCTCTCGACGCCCAGGAATTGGCTCGGGTTACCGGACAGCATGTCACCACCGTCCGATTTCATCTGGACGTTCTCACCCGTGAGTCGTTGGTGCGGCAGTTCCAGCAACCACCTCGCGGACGGGGTCGTCCGCGCATCGGATACAGCGCGGTGCAGCGATCGGTCGGCTATCAGGATCTGGCCCAGGTACTGGCCGACCAGCTGGGCAGCGACCCCCGGCGCCGCTCCGACGCGGCCGTCTCGGCCGGCCGGGCCTGGGGCGCCAAGCTGGACACCATCGAGGAGGGCATCCAGACCCTCGAGGATGCCAAGGATGTGACCGTCGCCGTCTCGTCGGAGCTCGGGTTCGCCCCGGAGCGCGATCCCGGCAACGAATCCGACCAGCAGGTCATGATCCGGCTCACCGCCTGCCCGCTGCGGGAACTCGCGCGGACGCATTCCGAGGTGGTGTGCGGGGTGCATCTGGGTCTCATGCGCGAGGTGCTGGACCGCAACGGCGGCCGGGACACGGTCAACGTCCGCCTGCACCCGTTCGTGGAGCCCGAACTGTGCGTGGCGCGGCTGGAGGCGCTGGAGAGTTCGCTGGTACCCGATTCCGCGGCCATGCCGGTGACGGAACCGCGGATCGCCGCGCCGACCGGATCCCGGGTGGGCCCGCAGTTGCGCGGGAACGATCCGAAGCTAGCGGGCGCCGACCCACAGCTGCGCAACGCCGACACCCACGTCGCGCAACAGCCGACGCAGTAG
- a CDS encoding acyl-CoA carboxylase subunit epsilon: MTTVSDEEVLRAAELDLSVEELVDTIVSAVSGPESPAGPVIRILKGSPTADEIAAVISVLSAAAAAGSAAPVASGPIDMWGRPSFMHRGTSSFSPYAYPFVSHLRD, translated from the coding sequence GTGACGACTGTATCCGACGAAGAGGTGCTGAGGGCCGCTGAGCTCGACCTATCGGTCGAAGAGCTCGTCGACACGATCGTGTCCGCGGTATCCGGGCCCGAATCGCCTGCGGGACCCGTCATCCGGATTCTCAAGGGTTCGCCGACCGCCGACGAGATCGCCGCTGTCATCAGCGTGCTGTCCGCCGCCGCGGCCGCCGGCTCCGCCGCGCCTGTGGCCTCGGGTCCGATCGACATGTGGGGCCGCCCCTCGTTCATGCATCGCGGCACCTCGAGCTTCTCTCCCTACGCCTATCCGTTCGTGTCGCATCTGCGCGACTGA
- a CDS encoding acyl-CoA carboxylase subunit beta codes for MTSVQQQSSPDSAGAPDIHTTAGKLADLRNRLEEAKHPMGEAAVDKVHAKGKMTARERILALLDEGSFVELDALARHRSVNFGLESNRPLGDGVVTGYGTIDGRDVCIFSQDVTVFGGSLGEVYGEKIVKVMDLALKTGRPLVGINEGAGARIQEGVVSLGLYGEIFHRNIQASGVIPQISLIMGPAAGGHVYSPALTDFVVMVDQTSQMFVTGPDVIKTVTGEEVSMEELGGAHTHMVKSGVAHYVASGEQDALDYVKDLLSYLPSNNRAEAPRFPATDPIDGAIEDSLTDEDLELDTIIPDSPNQPYDMHEVIRRLVDDDEFLEVQAERAMNVIVGFARIDGRSIGIVANQPTQFAGCLDIDASEKAARFVRTCDAFNIPIITLVDVPGFLPGTGQEFNGIIRRGAKLLYAYGEATVGKITIITRKAYGGAYDVMGSKHMGADVNLAWPTAQIAVMGASGAVGFVYRKQLQQAAKEGSDVDALRLELQNEYEDTLVNPYVAAERGYVDAVIPPSHTRGQIVSALRLLERKMVSLPPKKHGNIPL; via the coding sequence ATGACGAGTGTCCAGCAGCAGTCTTCGCCGGATTCGGCGGGCGCCCCCGATATCCACACCACCGCAGGGAAGCTCGCCGATCTGCGGAACCGGCTGGAAGAGGCCAAGCACCCGATGGGTGAGGCCGCTGTCGACAAGGTGCACGCCAAGGGCAAGATGACCGCCCGCGAGCGCATCCTGGCCCTGCTGGACGAGGGTTCGTTCGTGGAGCTGGACGCGCTGGCCCGGCATCGCAGCGTCAATTTCGGCCTGGAGAGCAACCGCCCGCTCGGCGACGGCGTGGTGACCGGTTACGGCACCATCGACGGCCGGGACGTGTGCATCTTCTCCCAGGACGTCACCGTCTTCGGCGGTTCGCTCGGCGAGGTCTACGGCGAGAAGATCGTCAAGGTCATGGACCTGGCCCTGAAGACCGGCCGCCCGCTGGTCGGCATCAACGAGGGCGCCGGCGCGCGCATCCAGGAGGGCGTGGTCTCGCTCGGCCTGTACGGCGAGATCTTCCATCGCAACATCCAGGCCTCCGGCGTGATCCCGCAGATCTCGCTGATCATGGGCCCGGCCGCCGGTGGGCACGTGTACTCCCCGGCCCTGACCGACTTCGTCGTCATGGTCGACCAGACCAGCCAGATGTTCGTCACCGGTCCCGACGTGATCAAGACCGTCACCGGTGAAGAGGTCAGCATGGAGGAGCTGGGCGGCGCGCACACCCACATGGTGAAGTCGGGCGTCGCGCACTACGTCGCCTCCGGCGAGCAGGACGCGCTGGACTACGTCAAGGATCTGCTGAGCTACCTGCCCAGCAACAACCGCGCCGAGGCCCCGCGCTTCCCGGCCACCGATCCGATCGACGGCGCCATCGAGGACTCGCTCACCGACGAGGACCTCGAGCTCGACACGATCATCCCGGACTCGCCGAACCAGCCGTACGACATGCACGAGGTGATCCGCCGGCTGGTCGACGACGACGAGTTCCTGGAGGTGCAGGCCGAGCGCGCGATGAACGTCATCGTCGGCTTCGCCCGCATCGACGGCCGCAGCATCGGCATCGTGGCCAACCAGCCCACCCAGTTCGCGGGCTGCCTCGATATCGACGCCTCCGAGAAGGCCGCGCGCTTCGTGCGCACCTGCGACGCCTTCAACATCCCGATCATCACCCTGGTGGACGTGCCGGGCTTCCTGCCGGGTACCGGCCAGGAGTTCAACGGCATCATCCGCCGCGGCGCCAAGCTGCTGTACGCCTACGGCGAGGCCACTGTGGGGAAGATCACAATCATCACCCGCAAGGCCTACGGCGGCGCCTACGACGTCATGGGTTCCAAGCACATGGGCGCCGACGTGAACCTGGCGTGGCCCACCGCGCAGATCGCGGTCATGGGCGCCTCGGGCGCGGTCGGCTTCGTCTACCGCAAGCAGCTGCAGCAGGCCGCCAAGGAGGGCTCGGACGTCGACGCGCTGCGCCTGGAGTTGCAGAACGAGTACGAGGACACCCTGGTGAACCCGTATGTCGCCGCCGAGCGTGGTTATGTGGACGCCGTGATCCCGCCGTCGCACACCCGGGGGCAGATCGTCTCCGCGTTGCGCCTGCTGGAGCGCAAGATGGTGTCCCTGCCGCCCAAGAAGCACGGAAACATTCCGTTGTGA
- a CDS encoding nucleoside triphosphate pyrophosphatase has protein sequence MGAFVLASASPARLQVLRSAGLNPLVRVSDVDEDAVSAALPAGTGPEQVVVALARAKAEAVAAAFAREGADILADAVIVGCDSMLLVDGVLHGKPHTPEVARARWSVMAGRSADLLTGHCVLRVDGGSVVAAADDCSRTTVHFAKPEPEELDAYIATGEPLQVAGAFTLDGLGGWFVDRIEGDPSSVIGIGLPLLRRLLRDVGVGVAQLWVGAR, from the coding sequence GTGGGTGCATTCGTACTCGCGTCCGCGTCGCCGGCGCGGCTGCAGGTGTTGCGGTCGGCCGGGCTGAACCCCCTCGTACGGGTTTCCGACGTGGACGAGGACGCGGTGTCGGCCGCATTGCCCGCCGGCACCGGTCCGGAACAGGTCGTCGTGGCGCTGGCCCGGGCCAAGGCCGAGGCGGTCGCCGCCGCCTTCGCCCGGGAGGGCGCGGACATTCTCGCCGACGCCGTGATCGTCGGCTGCGATTCCATGCTGCTGGTGGACGGCGTGCTGCACGGCAAACCGCACACCCCCGAGGTGGCCCGCGCGCGCTGGTCGGTGATGGCCGGCCGCAGCGCCGATCTGCTCACCGGCCACTGTGTCCTGCGCGTCGACGGCGGATCGGTGGTCGCCGCGGCCGACGATTGCAGCCGCACCACCGTGCACTTCGCGAAGCCCGAGCCGGAGGAGCTGGACGCCTACATCGCCACCGGGGAACCGTTGCAGGTGGCCGGCGCCTTCACCCTGGACGGCCTCGGTGGCTGGTTCGTCGATCGGATCGAGGGTGATCCGTCGAGCGTGATCGGGATCGGGCTGCCGCTACTGCGTCGGCTGTTGCGCGACGTGGGTGTCGGCGTTGCGCAGCTGTGGGTCGGCGCCCGCTAG